The Paraburkholderia hospita DNA segment AGAACATCATGTCGGCGTGCTGGCCGAGCGTCGTCCAGGTCTTCTGGCCGTTGACGACGTAGTGATCGCCGCCCCGCTCGGCGCGCGTGCGCACCGATGCCAGATCGGAGCCAGAGCCCGGCTCCGAGTAGCCCTGGCACCACCAGTCGGTGCCGTCGAGAACGCGCGGCAAGTAGTGCCGCTTTTGCGCTTCGCTGCCGTACTTCATCAGCACGGGCGCGACCATCGATACACCAAACGGCAGCACCATCGGCGCGCCGAGCTGGGCACACTCCTCGTCCCAGATATGACGCTGCGTTGCGTTCCAGTTCGGGCCGCCATACTCCGCAGGCCACGCAGGCGCCGACCAGCCGCGCTGGCCGAGCAGCTTGTGCCAGCTCGCGAAGTCATCGCGATTCAGACGCTTATGATTGAGGACTTTGTCGCGCAGCTCGTCAGGCAGATTCGCTTCGAGCCAGGCGCGGATGTCGGCGCGGAATGCGTCGTCAGCGGGGGAATAATTCAGGTCCATGCGCAGTGTCTCCTGGCCGCGGCCTTGCGCCGCCAGGAGCACTGCAAGCAATGGTTATTGCAGCGGCTCTTTCAGTGCGGCGGGTACAGGCAGCGGCATCACATCGATGCCTTCTTCGACGAGGGCTCGCGCATCCTCAGGCGTCGTGACGCCCCGGATGCTGCGAGCAGGCGCTTCGTTGTAGTGAATGCGCCGTGCTTCCTCGGCAAAGCGGTCGCCCACGTTCTCGGTCTTTTCCAGCACCTCGCGCAGCGCGCGCATCACGTGCGCCTGCAGCTCGCCAGCGTCCGCCGCCGCTTTTTCCTTCGATGCGTTCGACGCGCGCGTCGCACCCGACAGATTCAGGCGCGGCGCCGACGGCAAACGGCTCACTTCCGTCGCACCGCAAATCGGACATTCGACCAGCTTGCGGGACAACTGCGATTCGAAGTCATCGGCGGAAGCGAACCAGCCTTCGAACCGATGATCGTGGGGACACTGTAGATCGAGGACCTTCATGTGGAATCAGGGCTTGCGTACGAGTTTAGCGCAAAATGGAAATTTGTGAACGGTCGTTCGTTAAATGCTTTTGCTTTTTTTACCGCCTGGCCGGCACGGTGACGAACGAGAATCAGCCATTCTAGCGCGTTGGCGCGGGACGCGCCGACGCTCGAATGGCTGCGTGCGACGACCGGACGGAAACGCAAAACGGCAGCCCAAGGCTGCCGTTTTCGTTGGATGCGGCGTCCCGCGAGCGTCAGTCCGCTTCGGGCGCATTCTCCGGCCACGCGCCCGACAGCAGCTTCTCCAGCCAGAACGTGCCGATGATCGTCTTCACGTCGCTCAACTGCCCCGTGCGCACCCACTCGGACACATCCGACACCTTCGCGATGAACGTCTCCAGGAACTCGCCGTCGTCGAGCTTGCGCTCGCCCGCCGTCAAACCGCGCGCGACGTAGATGTCGATGAATTCCGTCGAGTACGAAATGATCGGATGAACGCGCGTCAGATAGATGTATTCGCGCGCCGTGTAGCCCGTTTCTTCGAGCAGCTCTCGCTTTGCGCAGGCCAGCGGATCTTCGTTCGGATCGAGCTTGCCGGCCGGATACTCGTACATCACCTTGCCCATCGCGTACCGGTACTGGCTTTCCATCAGGACGCGGCCGTCGTCGAACAGCGGGATCACCATCACGGCGCCGGGATGTTGCACGTATTCGCGCGTCGCCTGCTTGCCGTCGGGCAAGCGCACGGTGTCGAATTTGACCGTCATGAACGGCCCTTGATAGGCGACTTCGCTCTTGATGCAGGTTTCTTTAAGCGCGGTGTCGTGATCGGGGAGTTCTGCCATGTGCGACCTCTTTGCGGCAAGAAGCGCGACGGCCGGAACCGTCAGCGCCGTTTGACGAGATATTGAAACGTGAAGCCCGGGAAGGCGAGCACGATGAACAGGCTGAACGTGATCGCGTAGAACTGCCAGCCTTGATCGAAGCGATTGCCGGCGCGCGCTTCGAGCATGAAGCCGAGCGCGCCGACGATGAAATACAGCACGATCAGTTCGCCGAGCCTGAGCCACGCGCTTTTCTTCGTGGCCTTCAGCGGCATGACACCGAACAGCCGCTGATTCAGGAACGGCAGGTTGGCGCCGACGAGCGCCAACAGCACGATGAACCACCCCGCCGCCGACATTACAGCGGCAGAGTATGCGTAATCGCGTTCAGGCAGAGCGACATCAGCGGGCCCGGAACGATACCGAGCACCAGCACGGCCACGCCGTTGAGCGCGAGCAGCGCGCGCTTGCAGGTATCGCCTGCGATCGGTGTCGTGTCGACGGCGTCGTCGAAGTACATCAGCTTCACGATGCGCAGGTAGTAGAACGCGCCGAACAGCGACGTGATCACCGCGAGCACCGCGAGCCACGTGAGGCCTGCGTTCATCGTCGCTTCGAGCACGGCGAGCTTCGCGTAGAAGCCGACCGTCGGCGGGATGCCGGCGAGCGAGAACATCAGCACCATCATCACGAATGCGAACACCGGGCTGCGCTGGTTGAGACCCTTGAAGTCGTCGAGCGTTTCGGCTTCGAAGTCGCGACGCGCAAGCAGCATGACCACACCGAACGAGCCGAGCGTCGTCAACAGATAGACGATGCTGTAGAACATCGCCGAGCCGTACGCGCTCGCCGCTGCGCCCGTCTTGCCGTCCACGACGCCCGCCAGCAGGCCGAGCAGCACGAAGCCCATGTTCGAGATCGCCGAATACGCCAGCATCCGCTTGATGTTGCGCTGGACGATACCCGTGATGTTGCCGACGATCATCGACAGTGCGGCCAGAATAACCAGCATTTCCTGCCAGTCGACGGCGAGCGGCAGTAGACCCATCACCAGGAAGCGCAGACCCCATGCGAACGCGGCAACCTTCGGACCACCGCCGACGAGCATCGTCATCGCCGTCGGCGCGCCTTGATAGACGTCCGGCACCCACATGTGGAACGGCACGGCGCCCATCTTGAACGCGATACCCGCAACGATGAAGATCACGCCGAACAGCAGCACGACATCATTGATGTGGCCGGAAGCCACGGCCTTCAGCACTTCGTTCAGTTCGAGCGAACCCGTCGCGCCGTAGAGCATCGAGATGCCGTACAGCAGGAAGCCCGAAGCCAGCGCGCCCAGCACGTAGTACTTCATCGCGGCTTCGTTCGACGGCGCATGTTCGCGGCGCAGCGCGATCACGGCGTACAGCGACAGCGACATCAGTTCCAGACCGAGGTACAGCGTCAGGAAGTTGTTGCCGGAGATCATCACCAGCTGGCCGAGCAGCGAGAACATGCCGAGCAGGAAGAAGTTGCCCTCGTACAGGCCGCGATCTTCCAGATACTTGCGCGAGTAGACGATCGACACCGCGTAGCCCAGCGACACCACCGCCTTCATCACGTTGGCGAACGGGTCCACCACGTACATGCGCGAGAAGTAGTATTGCGGCCCGGCGCCCGGCGTGAAGGCATCGATGGCGAACCAGATGCCGGCCACGACCGTGGAAATCAGCGCGATGAAATACGTCGTGCGGCGGCTGTTCGGGCCAACGAACGTGTCGATAAGCCACGCAACGACGATAGCGGTCATCACTAGCGCGTCGGGTAACAGGGCGGTCATAGGTGCGTTTTGCATGATCTTTAAATTCCTCCGCTTCGCATTACTGCGACAGCGGCAGCTTCGACTGCGCAACGTGGGACAGAAGGTTCTCCACCGACACGTGCATTACTTCGGTAAAGGGCTTCGGATAGATGCCCATGTACAGCGTCAACGCGGCGAGCACGCCCAGCATGAAGAACTCGCGGCGATTGATGTCGACGAGGTTCTTCACGTGATCGTTCACCACCGCGCCGAAGTACACGCGCTTGTACATCCACAACGTATAGGCCGCGCCGAGAATCAGCGTGACGGCCGCACCGAACGCGATCCAGAAGTTGTACTGGACAGCGGCCAGAATCACCATGAACTCACCGACGAAGCCGGAGGTGCCCGGCAGGCCGCAGTTCGCCATCGAGAACAGCATCACGAGCGCCGCGAACTTCGGCATCGTGTTGACGACGCCGCCGTAGTCGGCGATCTGACGCGAGTGCATGCGGTCATACAGCACGCCGATGCAAAGGAACATCGCGCCCGACACGAAGCCGTGCGAGATCATCTGCACGATCGCGCCTTCCGTACCGAGCTGGTTGAAGATGAAGAAGCCGAGCGTGACGAAGCCCATGTGCGCGATCGACGAGTACGCGACCAGCTTCTTCATGTCGGCCTGCACCATCGCGACGAGACCGATGTACACGACGGCGATCAGCGACAGCGTGATGACGACGGGCGCGAGCAAGTGGCTCGCATCCGGCGCGATGGGCAGCGAGAAGCGCAGGAAACCGTATGCGCCGAGCTTCAGCATGATCGCGGCCAGCACGACCGAGCCGCCCGTCGGCGCTTCCACGTGCGCGTCCGGCAACCACGTGTGGACAGGCCACATCGGCACCTTGACAGCGAACGCGAGGAAGAACGCGATGAACAGCAGCACCTGCGGCGTCATCGACAGCTTCGCGGCGTGCCACGTAGCCAGGTCGAACGTGCCCGTCGCCGTGTACAGATACAGCAAGCCGACCAGCATCAGCAGCGAGCCCATCAGCGTGTACAGGAAGAACTTGAACGCCGCGTACACACGGTTCGCCCCGCCCCACACGCCGATGATGATGTACATCGGAATCAGCGTCGCTTCGAAGAACACATAGAACAGCATGCCGTCGGCCGACGAGAACACGCCGACCATGATGCCCGACAGGATCAGGAACGCTGCCAGATACTGCGCGACGTTCTTCGTGATCACTTCCCATGCTGCGATCACGACGATCACCGTGATCAGCGCCGTCAACACGACGAACCACATCGCAATACCGTCGATGCCGAGGTGGTACGTGATGTTGAAGCGCTCGATCCAGTTAGCCTTTTCTTCGAACTGCAATGCTGCCGTACTCGTGTCGAAATCCGTCATCAACGGAATCGTCACGATGAAACTCAACACCGACCCGATCAGCGCAATCCATCGCGCCGGACCGGGATTGCGATCTGAACCGATGGCTAGAACCACCAGGCCGAAAATAATCGGCATCCAGATCGCGATACTCAGAATCGGAAACGTCGTGTGCATGAGAAGTGTCTCCAGCCTGTTCTTTATTTTCCGCCGAGCGTTACAAACAAGGTCAGGAGCCCCAGCATGCCGATGATCATGGCGAATGCGTAGTGGTAGATATAACCCGATTGCAGGAAACGGATCACGCTCGCAAACCAGCCGATGAAACGCGCGCTGCCGTTGACAATACCGTCAATGACCACGATGTCGCCTTCCTTCCACAGCCCGCGGCCGATGGCCACGGCGCCGCGCGCGAACACGACTTCGTTGATCTTGTCCATGTAGTACTTGTTATCCAGCAGCGTGTAGATCGGACCGAAACCACGCTTGATTACGGCGGGGAGATCCGGACGCTTCAGGTACAGGAACCACGAGACCACTACGCCAGCTAGCGCCAGCCACACGGGCAGGCCCGACGCAGCGTGCAGGCCCATCGAGGCCCAGCCCTGGAATTCTTCCGCCATCTCGTGCAGCGCCGGATGGTTTTCGCCGATGAAGATCACCTTGTCGAACGCCACGCCGTGCTGGAAGAAATCGCCATACAGCAACGGCCCGATTGCGATGGCGCCGATCACGATCGACGGAATGGCGAGCAGCACGAGCGGCAGCCAGACGACCCACGGTGTTTCGTGCGGCTCGTGAGCGTGATGGTCGTCATGACCGTGGCCGTGATCGTCGTGATGACCGTGGCCGTGCGCCGCTGCTTCCGCGCCCAGCGGCGAATCAGGATGCTTCGGACCGCGGAAGCGCTCTTCGCCGTGGAACACCATGAAGTACATGCGGAACGCGTACAGCGCCGTGACGAACACGCTCGCGACGACCGCGAAGTACGCGAAGCCCGAACCCGGCAGATGCGACAGCTTCACCGCATCGATGATCGAATCTTTCGAGTAGAAGCCCGAGAAGAACGGCGTGCCGATCAGCGCCAGCGAGCCGACCAGCGACGTGATCCACGTGATCGGCATGTACTTGCGCAGGCCGCCCATGTTGCGCATGTCCTGGTCGTGGTGCATGCCGATGATCACGGAGCCCGCGCCGAGGAACAGCAGCGCCTTGAAGAACGCGTGCGTCATCAGGTGGAACACGGCGACCGGGTATGCCGACACGCCCAGCGCGACCGTCATGTAGCCGAGCTGCGACAGTGTGGAGTAAGCGACGACACGCTTGATGTCGTTCTGCACGACGCCGAGGAAGCCCATGAACAGCGTCGTGATCGCGCCGATCACCGTGATGAACGACAGCGCCGAGTCCGACAGTTCGAACAGCGGCGACATGCGCGTCACCATGAAGATACCGGCCGTCACCATGGTTGCCGCGTGAATCAGTGCGGAGATCGGCGTCGGGCCTTCCATCGAGTCGGGCAGCCACACGTGCAGCGGGAACTGCGCGGACTTACCCATCGCGCCGATGAAGAGGCAAATACACGCGACCGTCAGCAGGCCCCAGTCGGTGCCCGGGAAGCTCAGCGAAGCCAGTTCGTGGCTCTTCGCGAACACGTCGCCGTAGTTCATCGAGCCGCCATAAGCGAGGATCAGACCGATGCCGAGAATGAAGCCGAAGTCGCCCACGCGGTTGACGATGAACGCCTTCATGTTCGCGTAGATCGCGCTTTCACGCTTGAAGTAGAAGCCGATCAGCAGGTACGACACGAGACCCACCGCTTCCCAGCCGAAGAACAGCTGCAGGAAGTTGTTGCTCATCACGAGCATCAGCATCGAGAACGTGAACAGCGAGATGTACGAGAAGAAGCGCTCGTAGCCGGTTTCCTCGTCGGCCATGTAGCCGATCGTGTAGACGTGCACCATCAGCGACACGAAGGTCACCACGCACATCATCATCGCCGTGAGCGTGTCGACGAGGAAGCCGACTTCGAACTTCACCTTGCCGACCGTCATCCATTCGTACACGGTCGCGTTGAAGCTCGCGCCGTGGAGCACATCGAGAAACACGATGCACGAAAGCACGAACGAAATCGCGACGCCGAGGATCGTGACCGAGTGCGCACCGGCACGTCCCACCGTCTTGCCGAAGAGCCCCGCAATCAGCGAGCCGGCCAGCGGTGCAAGCGCTACCGCCAGCAACAGGTTTTCATTGAGTGTCGTTGACATAACAGCCTGTGCCTGAAGTTAACCTTTGAGCTGATCGAGATCCTCGACATTGATCGTGTCGAGGCTACGGAACAGGGTCACCAGAATTGCAAGACCGATCGCCGCTTCCGCTGCCGCAACCGTCAGCACGAAGAAAACGAAGATCTGGCCATGCACATCGCCGAGATAATGCGAGAACGCGACGAAGTTCGTGTTGACCGCCAGCAGCATCAGTTCGATTGCCATCAGGATGATGATGACGTTGCGACGGTTCAGGAAAATGCCAACGATGCTGATCGCGAACAGGATCGCGCCGAGCACGAGGTAATGAGCAAGGGACAACATATTTTTCTCCTCCTGACGTCAGCTGTTCTTGCCGGCGCCAGCGTCGCCAGCGACGATTTCAGGTTCAGCCGGACCTTCCTTTTCCGCTGCCATCTTGACCACGCGCACGCGGTCCTGGGCGCGCACCTTCACCTGATCCGACACGCGCTGGCGCTTGCTGTCCTTGCCGTGACGCGTGGTCAGCGCAATCGCCGCGATGATCGCGACCAGCAGCACGAGGCCGGCCACTTCGAACGCGAAGATGTAGTCGGTGTAGATGACCTTGCCGATCAGGCGCGTGTTCGACCAGTCGGCAGCGCCTGCGACAGCGGCCGTCGTGTCGCGCACGGGTTGAACCGTCGCGCCGTAGCCGTGCCAGAGAATCAGCGCCGTCTCGATCACGATGATCGCGCCCACCACGGTCGCCATCGGCACGAAGCGTTTGAAGTCGCGCCGCAGCACGTCGAGATTGATGTCCAGCATCATCACGACGAACAGGAACAGCACCATCACCGCGCCGACATACACCAGCACCAGCAGGATCGCGAGGAATTCCGCCTGCAGCAGCATCCAGATCGCGGCCGCGTTGAAGAACGCGAGCACGAGGAACAACGCGGACGCCACCGGGTTGCGCGAAGTGATCACCTTCAGCCCTGACACCGTCAGGAGTAACGCGAAGATGTAGAACAGTACGGTCGTGAAGTCCATGATTACCGATTCATCGTTAGGCCATCGTCAGGCTTGGTGCTTTGGCGCGCGTCGTCTTCTGCCTGTGTTGCATGACGCGGCGCCAGAGCGGTCTGGCAGCGTCGCGCGGTCTTGTGCCTGCCGGACCGCGCGCCGTCGAACTGCTGTTTCAACCTATCAACGATAGGGTGCGTCGGCTGCCTTGTTTGCAGCGATTTCCGTTTCGTAACGGTCGCCGACTGCCAGCAACATGTCCTTCGTGAAGTACAGATCGCCGCGCTTTTCGCCGTGATATTCGAGGATGTGCGTTTCGACGATCGAATCGACCGGGCAGCTCTCTTCGCAGAAACCGCAGAAGATGCACTTGGTCAGGTCGATGTCGTAGCGCGTCGTGCGGCGCGTATTGTCCGCGCGCGTTTCCGATTCGATCGTGATCGCGAGCGCCGGGCACACTGCTTCGCACAGCTTGCAGGCGATACAGCGTTCTTCGCCGTTTTCGTAGCGGCGCAGCGCGTGCAGGCCACGGAAACGCGGCGAGATCGGGGTCTTCTCTTCCGGGAACTGCACAGTGATCTTGCGCTGGAACGTGTAGCGTCCCGTCAGCGCGAGGCCCTTGAGCAGCTCGGTCAGAAAGAAGGTCTTGAAGAAGTTTTGGATTGCGGTCATGGTTCGTCCGCCCTTTAGTTCCAGATATTCAACGGCGACATGATCCAGAAGCCGACCACCACGACCCAGATCACGGTGACAGGCAGGAACACCTTCCAGCCCAGACGCATGATCTGGTCATAGCGGTAGCGCGGGAACGTCGCGCGCACCCAGATGAATACCGACAGCAGGAAGAAGACTTTCAGGACCAGCCAGAAAATGCCGGGGATGAAAGACAGGAATTCGAACGGTGCGCTCCAGCCGCCCAGGAACATGACCGAGGCCAGCGCCGAGATCACGATCATGTTGATGTACTCGGCGAGGAAGAACAGCGCGAACGCCATGCCCGAGTAATCGATCATGTGGCCGGCGACGATTTCCGACTCGCCTTCCACCACGTCGAACGGGTGCCGGTTCGTTTCTGCGATGCCCGACACGAAATACACGACGAAGGCCGGCAGCAGCGGCAGCCAGTTCCACGACAGGAACGTGACGCCGTGGCTGGCGAAGATGCCGCGCATCTGCGAGCCGACGATTTCCGACAGGTTCAGCGAGCCCGCCGTCATCAGCACGACGACGAGCGCGAAGCCCATCGAGATTTCATACGACACCATCTGTGCCGCAGCGCGCATCGCGCCGAGGAAGGCGTACTTCGAGTTCGACGCCCAGCCGGCCAGAATCACGCCGTACACGCCGATCGACGAAATCGCGATGGCGTACAGCAGGCCCGCGTTGATGTCGCCGAGCACGGCGCCCGCCTGGAACGGAATCACCGCCCACACGGCGAACGCGGGGACCACCACCATCACGGGGGCGATCAGGTAGATCCAGCGGCTGGCCTGCGTCGGCTGAATGACTTCCTTCAGCAGCAGCTTCAGCACGTCGGCGATCGGCTGCAGAAGACCTGCGGGGCCAACGCGGTTCGGCCCGATACGCACGTGCATCCAGCCGATCAGCTTACGTTCCCACAGGATCAGGTAAGCCACGCACAGCAGGATCGCGACGGCCACCACCAGGATGCGCACCAGCGCCCACACCGTGGGCCATGCCACGCCGAGAATCTCGGTGCCGCCCGCGTTGATCGATTCGAACAAGGTCATTTACGCCTTCTCCACCACCAGTTCACCGAACAGGCTGCCCAGCGCTGCACCGGCGGGCGTAGCCGCCGACACGCGGACGACCGTCTCCGCAAGATTCGCATCACGCACGGCGGGTATCTGCACCGAGCGATCGCCCTGACGAACGCGCACTGCGTCGCCTTCCTTCAAACCCAGCTTGTCGAACAGCGCGGCGGGCAGCCCCACCGAGTTGGCGGCACGCGCGGCTGCCGTCAGATGCAGCGACTGCGCGCGGCGCACGAGCTGATCGGCGTGGTAGATCGGCACGTCAGCAATGCGTTCGAAGGTGCCTTCCGCGGCCTTCGCGCCATTGCTGCGCGCGACGCTTGCCGAGGTTTTGTTCGACAGGCGCGGCGTGAGGTCGCCATCGCCCAGTGCCACGGCGCGCACCTGCTCCGCTGTATCGTAGTCGAAGCCCGACGCGCCGAGCAGATTGCCCAGCACGCGCAGCACCTTCCATGCGGGACGCGCATCGCCGAGCGGACGCACCACGCCGTTGAACATCTGCACCGTGCCTTCCGCGTTCACGAAGGTGCCGGCCGTTTCCGTGTACGGCGCGATCGGCAGCAGGACGTCTGCGTATTCTGCGCCCGTCTGGAACGGCGACATCACGACGACCATTTCCGCCTGGTTCAGCGCGGCAAGCGCCTGCGCCGGGTTGGCCGTATCGAATTCCGGTTCGAGGTTCAGCAGCACATAACCCTTGCGCGGCTGCTCGAAAACTTCGCGAGCATTCAGGCCGCCCTCGCCCGGCAATGCGCCGACGAGATGCGCACCGACCGTGTTCGCCGCTTCCGTCAGGAAGCCGAGCGTAGCGCCCGTTGCTTCGGCGATCCATTGAGCCGCAGCGTGGATGCGCGCGAACTCCGGATGCTGGACCGCCCCGTTACCGAGCAACACGACGCGTGTTTCACCGGCGCCGAGTGCAGCGGCGGTCTTCTTTGCGGCATCCGTTGCCGTCGCGCCTGCGAATGCTTCCGGCAGCGCAGCGCCCTTTGCTTCCGACACAGCGGCGGCGATGCCCGCCAGTTCGTTCAGCCACGCCGACGGCGCAGCAGCGATGCGCGCAGCTTGCGGGATCAGCGCGTCGTCGCGCGTCGCCTGCAGCAGCGTGATCTTTGCGCCACCCTTCGCTGCCTGGCGCAGACGCGCCGCAAACAGCGGATGGTCGCGACGCAGCGACGAGCCGATCACGAGCGCGCTGTCGAGCATCGACAGGTTGGCGATCGACGTACCGAGCCACGGCGTGCCGTTTGCAGCGGCCGTGAAGTCCGTCTGACGCAGACGGAAATCGACGTTCGGCGTACCGACGGCTTGCGCAACCTGCTTGAGCAGGAACAGTTCTTCGACCGTGCTGTGCGCACTGCCGAGCGCGGCAATCGCGTTCGCGCCGTGGTCGGCCGAGATGCCCTTCAGACCCTTGACGACATATTCGAGCGCCGTCTGCCAGTCCGTTTCGATCCACTGACCGTTTTGCTTGAGCATCGGACGCGTCAGACGTTCCGGGCTGTTCAGGGCTTCGTACGAGAAGCGGTCCTTGTCCGAAATCCAGCATTCGTTGATGGCTTCGTTTTCGAACGGCAGAACGCGCATCACGCGGTTGTTCTTCACTTGCACCACGAGGTTCGCGCCGACGGAATCGTGCGGGCTCACCGACTTGCGGCGCGACAGTTCCCACGTACGGGCGCTGTAGCGGAACGGCTTGCTGGTCAGCGCGCCGACCGGGCACAGGTCGATCATGTTGCCCGACAGTTCGGAGTCGACCGTCTTGCCGACGAACGACGTGATTTCCGAGTGTTCGCCGCGACCCAGCATGCCGAGTTCCATCACGCCGGCGACTTCTTCGCCGAAGCGGACGCAACGCGTGCAGTGAATGCAGCGCGACATTTCTTCCATCGAGATCAGCGGGCCGACGTTCTTGTGGAACACGACGCGCTTCTCTTCGCTATAACGCGACGACGACTTGCCGTAACCGACGGCCAGATCCTGCAGTTGGCATTCGCCGCCCTGGTCGCAGATCGGGCAATCGAGCGGGTGATTGATCAGCAGGAATTCCATCACGGATTGCTGACCCTTCACCGCCTTTTCCGACTTCGTGCGCACGATCATGCCCGCCGACACCGGCGTTGCGCATGCAGGCACGGCCTTCGGCATCTTCTCGACATCGACAAGACACATCCGGCAGTTGGCCGCAATCGACAGTTTCTTGTGATAGCAGAAGTGAGGAATGTAGGTATCGACCTTATGCGCAGCCTGAATGATCATGCTGCCTTCGGCCACCTCTACTTTCTTGCCGTCTATTTCAAGTTCAACCATGATGGTCAATCTTCCTTAACCTGTTACCGCTCAATCGTTCGCCCGCTCGCCGCTACATAGCGGCGGCGCCCGCGTTTGACTCTGGCTCGCGTTGGCCTTGCATCGGCCTCGCATTGACCTCTTAAGCGGCGACCGTTTCCGTGGCCGCCGCCGCGCCGGCGTGACCGCCGACGACGCAACGCTTGTTGGCGACGTGATACTCGAATTCGTCCCAGTAGTGCTTGAGCATGCCTCGCACCGGCATCGCTGCCGCATCACCGAGCGCGCAGATCGTGCGGCCCATGATGTTCTCGGCGACCGAGTTCAGCAGATCCAGATCTTCCTTGCGGCCCAGACCGTGCTCGATACGATGCACGACGCGATACAGCCAGCCTGTGCCTTCGCGGCACGGCGTGCACTGACCGCACGACTCTTCGTAATAGAAGTACGACAGGCGCAGCAGCGAGCGCACCATGCAGCGCGTCTCGTCCATCACGATGACGGCGCCCGAGCCCAGCATCGAACCCTGCTTCGCGATCGAGTCGTAGTCCATGTCGGTTTGCATCATCAGATCGCCCGGAATCACGGGTGCTGACGAACCGCCAGGAATCACAGCCTTGATCTTCTTGCCGCCGCGCATGCCACCCGCGAGGTCCAGCAGCGTCGCGAACGGCGTGCCGAGCGGGACTTCATAGTTGCCCGGACGCTCGACGTCACCCGACACCGAGAAAATCTTCGTGCCGCCGTTGTTCGGCTTGCCCATCTCGAGGTAGTTCTGCGGGCCGACGGCCAGCAGGAACGGCACGGCTGCGAAGGTTTCCGTGTTGTTGATCGTGGTCGGCTTGCCGTACACGCCGAAGCTCGCCGGGAAAGGCGGCTTGAAGCGCGGCTGGCCCTTCTTGCCTTCCAGCGACTCGAGCAGCGCGGTTTCTTCGCCGCAGATGTACGCGCCGTAACCGTGGT contains these protein-coding regions:
- a CDS encoding NADH-quinone oxidoreductase subunit J, with protein sequence MDFTTVLFYIFALLLTVSGLKVITSRNPVASALFLVLAFFNAAAIWMLLQAEFLAILLVLVYVGAVMVLFLFVVMMLDINLDVLRRDFKRFVPMATVVGAIIVIETALILWHGYGATVQPVRDTTAAVAGAADWSNTRLIGKVIYTDYIFAFEVAGLVLLVAIIAAIALTTRHGKDSKRQRVSDQVKVRAQDRVRVVKMAAEKEGPAEPEIVAGDAGAGKNS
- the nuoI gene encoding NADH-quinone oxidoreductase subunit NuoI produces the protein MTAIQNFFKTFFLTELLKGLALTGRYTFQRKITVQFPEEKTPISPRFRGLHALRRYENGEERCIACKLCEAVCPALAITIESETRADNTRRTTRYDIDLTKCIFCGFCEESCPVDSIVETHILEYHGEKRGDLYFTKDMLLAVGDRYETEIAANKAADAPYR
- the nuoH gene encoding NADH-quinone oxidoreductase subunit NuoH, translated to MTLFESINAGGTEILGVAWPTVWALVRILVVAVAILLCVAYLILWERKLIGWMHVRIGPNRVGPAGLLQPIADVLKLLLKEVIQPTQASRWIYLIAPVMVVVPAFAVWAVIPFQAGAVLGDINAGLLYAIAISSIGVYGVILAGWASNSKYAFLGAMRAAAQMVSYEISMGFALVVVLMTAGSLNLSEIVGSQMRGIFASHGVTFLSWNWLPLLPAFVVYFVSGIAETNRHPFDVVEGESEIVAGHMIDYSGMAFALFFLAEYINMIVISALASVMFLGGWSAPFEFLSFIPGIFWLVLKVFFLLSVFIWVRATFPRYRYDQIMRLGWKVFLPVTVIWVVVVGFWIMSPLNIWN
- the nuoG gene encoding NADH-quinone oxidoreductase subunit NuoG, translated to MVELEIDGKKVEVAEGSMIIQAAHKVDTYIPHFCYHKKLSIAANCRMCLVDVEKMPKAVPACATPVSAGMIVRTKSEKAVKGQQSVMEFLLINHPLDCPICDQGGECQLQDLAVGYGKSSSRYSEEKRVVFHKNVGPLISMEEMSRCIHCTRCVRFGEEVAGVMELGMLGRGEHSEITSFVGKTVDSELSGNMIDLCPVGALTSKPFRYSARTWELSRRKSVSPHDSVGANLVVQVKNNRVMRVLPFENEAINECWISDKDRFSYEALNSPERLTRPMLKQNGQWIETDWQTALEYVVKGLKGISADHGANAIAALGSAHSTVEELFLLKQVAQAVGTPNVDFRLRQTDFTAAANGTPWLGTSIANLSMLDSALVIGSSLRRDHPLFAARLRQAAKGGAKITLLQATRDDALIPQAARIAAAPSAWLNELAGIAAAVSEAKGAALPEAFAGATATDAAKKTAAALGAGETRVVLLGNGAVQHPEFARIHAAAQWIAEATGATLGFLTEAANTVGAHLVGALPGEGGLNAREVFEQPRKGYVLLNLEPEFDTANPAQALAALNQAEMVVVMSPFQTGAEYADVLLPIAPYTETAGTFVNAEGTVQMFNGVVRPLGDARPAWKVLRVLGNLLGASGFDYDTAEQVRAVALGDGDLTPRLSNKTSASVARSNGAKAAEGTFERIADVPIYHADQLVRRAQSLHLTAAARAANSVGLPAALFDKLGLKEGDAVRVRQGDRSVQIPAVRDANLAETVVRVSAATPAGAALGSLFGELVVEKA
- the nuoF gene encoding NADH-quinone oxidoreductase subunit NuoF, producing MTSLHDRHIKPLILAGLNGDNWHLQDYVERGGYKQLRRILEEKIPPEQVIADVKASGLRGRGGAGFPTGLKWSFMPRQFPGQKYLVCNSDEGEPGTFKDRDILRWNPHSLIEGMIIGAYAMNISVGYNYIHGEIFEVYRRFEAALEEARAAGFLGDNIMGSGFSFQLHAHHGYGAYICGEETALLESLEGKKGQPRFKPPFPASFGVYGKPTTINNTETFAAVPFLLAVGPQNYLEMGKPNNGGTKIFSVSGDVERPGNYEVPLGTPFATLLDLAGGMRGGKKIKAVIPGGSSAPVIPGDLMMQTDMDYDSIAKQGSMLGSGAVIVMDETRCMVRSLLRLSYFYYEESCGQCTPCREGTGWLYRVVHRIEHGLGRKEDLDLLNSVAENIMGRTICALGDAAAMPVRGMLKHYWDEFEYHVANKRCVVGGHAGAAAATETVAA